DNA sequence from the Paenibacillus physcomitrellae genome:
GATATTTACCCATATGTCGCATGACGTGGACGTCCGGAAGGATTATGGGCTGCCTGAGCAGGTTTCCGTTGCCGTGATGGGCTACACGGTCAGTCTGACAAAGGAATAAAGCCAAACGGCTGGGTAAAGCTCACTAACAAAACAATCGAGCAACCCTGTTAAATCGTACTTTCTATACAATATCTACTACACAATATGTACTAAACTATATCCATGAAATAACACCTCAAGAACTTAAGGCACGGTTTCTATGCCAAAAAAGAACCCCCTCCTAAATCGGACTTCAGTCCGTACAGGAGGGGGTTCTGTATTCGCTATATTCTAGCTAGCTTCTTATTCCGCATTCAAAATAAACTTCTCGATGACTTGTTTAATTCCGTCTTCATTGTTCGAAGCTGTCACATAGTCAGCGATTTCTTTCAGCGGAGCGATGGCATTGCCCATAGCAACGCCAAGGCCGGCCGCTTCAAGCATTTCATGGTCATTCCAGGAATCGCCGCAGGCGATCGTTTCGGACAAGTCGCAGCCAAAGTGCTCGGCCAGAAAGGTCAAAGCCGCGCCTTTGGTGCCTTCCTTATGCATGATCTCAAGGAAATGCGGTTTGGACTTGGTGATGTGTACGCCATCGCCGAGCAGCTCACGCAGCACCGGTGAAATTTCGTCCAGATAGTCCGGCGCGTCGATAATCAGAAATTTAGGCGTCGGTTTGGACAGCAATTTCTCAAAATCAGGTTCGATGTGGTATTTGGTACCGTTCAAAGTAGCGTAATCGATCAGCTTTTGATTTTCCTCACGGGCATAAAGCTTATCGTCAATGTAGGTTTGCAGATGCAGGTTGTTTTTGATGCAGAAATCGTAAAGCTTTTTCCCTGCTTCGTAGGGTACATATCGTTCGTAGAGTACCTTTTCGTCCATTAAATTTTTGACCAGGGCACCTTGATACGTAATGATCGGCACGTTCAAACCGGTCTGGCGGGCAAGGGCTTGAGCGGAAGCGTAAGCACGGCCGGTGGCCAATGTTACGACAACGCCTTTAGCCACAGCTTTCTCCAGTGCTTCCTGCGTAGCAGGGGTTACTTCTTTATCATCATTAATCAAAGTGTCATCAATATCGATGGCCATCAGTTTATACATGGGTTTCTCTCCTTTGGTTGGCCCGTTAAGCGCAGCGGTTTCCCTGTCCTGCGCCTACGGACTTTCTATGGATTTAATGGGTTTGGTGCGTATAAGGTTCGGCGGTCCGCTTGTGCGGCAGCCGGTGACTCTATTCTTCCAGGAAAACCAGCCCTACAAAATCGTCCAGCTCCAGATTTCCGAAGTAATGCTTCAAATCGGTTCCTTCCAAGGCGCTTCGTACGGCTGCTTCTTCGTATTTTACGCCGCGCAGCAGGTTTTCGATATCAGCCACGTCCCCGACGCCGAAGAAGTCGCCGTAAATTTTAATCTCCTGAATATGGCCCTCTTTAATGTTCATACGCAGGTCAATGATCCCGACAGGGAACTTGCGGCTGTGTTTTACGTTGGATTCCGGAGACAGTCCGTAGTTCCAATCCCAATTTCTGTAGCGTTCTTCGGAGATCTGGCGGATTTTAGCCCAATCTTCTTCTTTCAAGGCATATTTCGGAACGGCGTCAGGGTCCATGCCGAAGATATAACGAAGAAGTTCACTGCGGAACTCTTCGATTGTAATTTTCTTGTCCATAAAATCGATGATATTAGCTACACGGCTGCGCACCGACTTGGTACTCTTGGACTTGAATTTCTCCGGATTGGCATGAAGGGATGCCGCTACGTGATCCAGGTTGAGATTGAACATCAGAGTACCGTGGCTGAACATCCGTCCCCGGGTAGAGAATTGGGCGTTGCCGGAAATCTTCTGGTCGCCGACCTGCAGGTCGTTCCGTCCGGTTAATTCCGCATCGACGCCGAAGTTTCTCAGGGCTTCTACAACCGGCTGCGTAAATTTGCGGAAGTTATGGAAGGACTCGCCGTCGTCTTTGGTAATAAAGCTGAAGTTGAGATTGCCCAGATCATGATAGACAGCACCGCCGCCCGACAAACGGCGAACGACCTGGATTCCGTTCTCTTTGACGTACTCTGCGTTGATTTCTTCAATTGTATTCTGATGCTTGCCGATGATGATCGACGGAGCGTTGATGTAGAAGAGCAGATAGGTTTCATCCGCCGGCAGATGTCTCAGCGCGTATTCTTCAATAGCCAAATTGACCGAGGCGTCCGTAATCCCCTCATTATCAATGAATAACATCTTTGCATGTCCTCCTGTGCGACAAAAATAGATAAAGCTCGTCCTTCTATTGTAAACCAAATAAGCCGGAAACCAAAGGAAGATTGTTGCAGATTGGCTTGATTACCCGGGCAATAATGATAAAAGGCATCTTCTTAAGAGAAGAAGGAATAAGGCTAGAAAACAAACAAACGACAAGATCTGTCCGCCTATGGTGGAAAAGGGCTGATTTTGGCTCTTTTTGGTTGTAAGAAACTTCTCTTTCACCTATAATCCTATAAAGAGATTCGAACGAAACATACCTATACAATTCTTTTGCAGGTTCCGGAGTTTTGGCGGCATGGCCGCACTTCGGATTAAAAGGGAAGCCCGGTGAAACTCCGGCGCGGTCCCGCCACTGTAACCGACATATGGTTGCTCTCCTGAGAGCCATCATCGGAAGCCAGACACCTGCCTGCAGAAGCTGTAACGATCCTTCGAGGAAAGGATAACGTTCTGCCTGAAAATAAAGCTGGCCGCTTGGCGCTGTAGGGTCTTGCCCATACGCTTTCGGTATAGCTTTGCTCTTTTATGCGGACGTGCCCTTCCAACATGGAGGGGCTTTTTTTTCGGTTCGTACTC
Encoded proteins:
- a CDS encoding Cof-type HAD-IIB family hydrolase, which produces MYKLMAIDIDDTLINDDKEVTPATQEALEKAVAKGVVVTLATGRAYASAQALARQTGLNVPIITYQGALVKNLMDEKVLYERYVPYEAGKKLYDFCIKNNLHLQTYIDDKLYAREENQKLIDYATLNGTKYHIEPDFEKLLSKPTPKFLIIDAPDYLDEISPVLRELLGDGVHITKSKPHFLEIMHKEGTKGAALTFLAEHFGCDLSETIACGDSWNDHEMLEAAGLGVAMGNAIAPLKEIADYVTASNNEDGIKQVIEKFILNAE
- a CDS encoding lipoate--protein ligase, whose protein sequence is MLFIDNEGITDASVNLAIEEYALRHLPADETYLLFYINAPSIIIGKHQNTIEEINAEYVKENGIQVVRRLSGGGAVYHDLGNLNFSFITKDDGESFHNFRKFTQPVVEALRNFGVDAELTGRNDLQVGDQKISGNAQFSTRGRMFSHGTLMFNLNLDHVAASLHANPEKFKSKSTKSVRSRVANIIDFMDKKITIEEFRSELLRYIFGMDPDAVPKYALKEEDWAKIRQISEERYRNWDWNYGLSPESNVKHSRKFPVGIIDLRMNIKEGHIQEIKIYGDFFGVGDVADIENLLRGVKYEEAAVRSALEGTDLKHYFGNLELDDFVGLVFLEE